In Gimesia chilikensis, the genomic window ATTCCGATCCCGCTGCACTGGACATCCCGGCTCTACCGGTCTCATAATCCGTCGACTCTGATTGGTGAGGCTTTGTCGGGCCGCTTGCAAGCCCCTTTCGACGTGAATATACTCGCGAAACGAAAACGGACCCCTGCGCAGCTCGGATTGAATTCTTCAGAACGAAGACGAAATTTACGGGATGCGTTTCGAGTGCGTCGAGCGAGGCGAATCCAGGGGCAGAGCATTTTACTGGTGGATGATGTCCTGACTACAGGCTCAACCGCCAACGCTGCGACGCAGGCGCTGCTGGAGGCAGGAGCCCGCGAGATCAACGTGGCAGTCATTGCCAGGGCCCTGGGCCAATAAAAGATTTAAGATCGATACTCCACGGAAATGGCTGCTGTTTCAGTGGATACAACAGATAAGGTAAGTTATCTCGATGGATGCGAGTACCACACCGCCACCCCCTGGTAAGAATTCGCCTGAAAAAAAGGAGAAGAAAAAGATCGGGAGAACCCATCACTTCTTTCTGCGGGGCCTGGCGATCAGTCTGCCGCCGATTCTGACGCTGGTGATTGTCATCTGGGTCGCGGGAATCGTGAATAACTATATCATCACGCCTACCACAACCACGGTGCGCTACTGCATCGCCTACTTCACCGACGATTCCCAGCCGCGGGACAACTTCGTGCAGGTGGAAGGACTGCCTCCACTGGAATACTGTCGCAAGGATTACCTCGTCAGCAGGACGGATGCGGCCGAACTGGAAGCGATTGACGATCAGACGCTGGGGCGAATTCCCCGTCGGCAGCTTACGGACAAAGCCTGGGTTCCATTTGGAGATCGGGCGGTGCCTTACACTGACTATCGGGAAGTCGCGAAGCGAATTCGTGCGTCCGACATGCCGACGACGGCGATGGGTCTGTACATGGAACTGGCGACGACCCGCTGGTTCAAAAGTCTGTTCAACCTGAGCGCGGTCGCCGTGGCGTTGACGATTGTGGCGTTGTACTTTCTGGGGCGTTTCGTGACAGCCCGGATTGGCGCCTGGATGGTCTACAAGTTCGAACAGGGCGTACTGGCGAGACTGCCTGTGGTGAGCAACGTCTATTCTTCGGTGAAGCAGGTGACCGACTTCTTCTTCAGCGAACGCACGGTCGATTACAGTCGCGTGGTCGCCGTGGAATACCCGCGTCGCGGCATCTGGTCGCTGGGATTCGTCACGGGAGACAGTATGCTTGAAATGACGGTGACCGCGGGTGAACCCCTGGTGGCGATCCTGATTCCCACCTCACCGATGCCGGTGACCGGTTATACGATGAGTGTTCCCCGCAGCGAGATTGTGGATTTGAACCTGACCGTCGACCAGGCGTTTCAGTTCTGCCTGTCGTGCGGAGTGCTGGTGCCTCCGCAACAGAAAGTGACTGATGAACTGCTGCGGGAGGAACTGGGCAAGCGTCTGTTGGGCGATCGCAAGCTGGCCGGCTTCAAAGTTCAGATCGCTCCGCCCGAACCCACGACTCAGACCACCACACTCGCCAGCGAACATTCCGAATC contains:
- a CDS encoding ComF family protein codes for the protein MSLGNLLYYRHQETLENMNFDLIIPIPLHWTSRLYRSHNPSTLIGEALSGRLQAPFDVNILAKRKRTPAQLGLNSSERRRNLRDAFRVRRARRIQGQSILLVDDVLTTGSTANAATQALLEAGAREINVAVIARALGQ
- a CDS encoding DUF502 domain-containing protein gives rise to the protein MDASTTPPPPGKNSPEKKEKKKIGRTHHFFLRGLAISLPPILTLVIVIWVAGIVNNYIITPTTTTVRYCIAYFTDDSQPRDNFVQVEGLPPLEYCRKDYLVSRTDAAELEAIDDQTLGRIPRRQLTDKAWVPFGDRAVPYTDYREVAKRIRASDMPTTAMGLYMELATTRWFKSLFNLSAVAVALTIVALYFLGRFVTARIGAWMVYKFEQGVLARLPVVSNVYSSVKQVTDFFFSERTVDYSRVVAVEYPRRGIWSLGFVTGDSMLEMTVTAGEPLVAILIPTSPMPVTGYTMSVPRSEIVDLNLTVDQAFQFCLSCGVLVPPQQKVTDELLREELGKRLLGDRKLAGFKVQIAPPEPTTQTTTLASEHSESEETTDASDSNSTDSSEQPPEK